In Dehalococcoidales bacterium, the following proteins share a genomic window:
- a CDS encoding uroporphyrinogen decarboxylase family protein produces the protein MFTRPDNWKDLTWQQKRDLRLNYWMSAPGVKFDSKEAERTFKARAARLAKAAKMELPDRVPCMLPTGWFPAKNAGVNLKEVMYNPELMKKVWLKFVDEYESDSFDGTLFFQAQVNDIMDAKTQKWPGHGLPDNAHSYQYVEGVYMKADEYDLFMKDPFDFQLRKLLPRTMGVFEPFADVPSFSSYQGLPNRLMAMCLDPRFQKLFKAIQEASQYLPAFGKATAETTAAAAARGFPMFRGGMAVAPFDVFADSLRGTQGIVMDMFRQPDKIHEAMEFVLPQLVSGAIAMCDAADCPVVMMPLHKGDDTFMSDKQFEVFYWPTFRRLLLGMVEEGLVPYPVAEGAYNRRLEVISDMPKSAVCWMFDQTNMANAKKTVGRVSCIAGNVPVSIAYTGTAKDMKEACRKLIETCAPGGGYILTGGATFDMAKPENLHAMMDAAKEYGKY, from the coding sequence GTGTTTACCAGACCGGATAATTGGAAAGACCTTACCTGGCAGCAGAAACGGGACCTGCGCCTGAATTACTGGATGAGCGCGCCGGGCGTGAAATTCGATAGCAAGGAAGCGGAACGGACCTTTAAAGCCCGCGCCGCCCGCCTGGCCAAAGCCGCTAAAATGGAGCTGCCGGACCGCGTACCCTGCATGCTGCCCACCGGCTGGTTCCCGGCCAAGAACGCCGGCGTCAACCTTAAAGAGGTGATGTATAACCCGGAGCTGATGAAAAAGGTCTGGCTCAAGTTCGTGGACGAATATGAATCGGACTCGTTTGACGGCACCCTTTTCTTCCAGGCCCAGGTCAATGACATCATGGACGCCAAGACGCAGAAATGGCCCGGTCACGGCCTGCCGGATAACGCCCATTCCTACCAGTACGTCGAGGGCGTTTACATGAAAGCGGACGAGTACGACCTTTTTATGAAAGACCCCTTTGATTTCCAGCTGCGCAAGCTTTTGCCCCGCACCATGGGCGTCTTCGAGCCTTTTGCGGACGTCCCGTCTTTTTCCTCGTACCAGGGCCTGCCCAACCGCCTGATGGCCATGTGCCTGGACCCCCGCTTCCAGAAGCTTTTCAAGGCTATTCAGGAGGCCAGCCAGTACCTCCCCGCCTTCGGCAAAGCCACCGCTGAGACCACCGCCGCGGCCGCCGCCCGGGGTTTCCCCATGTTCCGCGGCGGCATGGCCGTCGCCCCCTTTGACGTTTTCGCGGACAGCCTGCGCGGCACCCAGGGCATCGTCATGGACATGTTCCGCCAGCCGGACAAGATACACGAGGCGATGGAGTTCGTCCTGCCACAGCTGGTCTCCGGCGCTATCGCCATGTGTGACGCCGCCGATTGCCCGGTGGTCATGATGCCCCTGCACAAGGGCGATGACACCTTCATGTCCGACAAGCAGTTCGAGGTGTTCTACTGGCCCACCTTCCGCCGCCTGCTCCTGGGTATGGTGGAGGAAGGCCTGGTGCCTTACCCGGTGGCGGAAGGCGCTTACAACCGCCGCCTGGAAGTTATTTCCGATATGCCCAAGTCCGCCGTCTGCTGGATGTTCGACCAGACCAACATGGCTAACGCCAAGAAAACGGTCGGCAGGGTGTCCTGTATCGCCGGCAACGTGCCGGTTTCCATCGCTTACACCGGTACCGCCAAAGACATGAAGGAAGCCTGCCGCAAGCTTATCGAGACCTGCGCCCCCGGCGGCGGCTATATCCTTACCGGCGGCGCCACTTTTGATATGGCCAAGCCGGAAAACCTGCACGCCATGATGGACGCGGCCAAGGAGTATGGCAAGTACTAA
- a CDS encoding uroporphyrinogen decarboxylase family protein, with amino-acid sequence MEGIANWENLTWQEKREARFKKWLDAPGVSFKSPAAKQAYRQRVTRFIKVIKLEEPDRVPVMLPSGYYPAVYAGYSLKEVMYDYQKLADAWRKFNRDFQPDSYSGPGLVYPGRVLEKIGHKLHKWPGHGLPDDASMYQFVEGVYMQPEEFDDFLENPTEYWEKVFLPRTAGALEAFKYITPFSPVLTNPLGWIMSFSRPDVQKAFETVLEAGKEIAKWRDAVGAVSREALEEGFASLGGGGMAGAPFDNLSDVLRGTQGIVMDMFRRPEKIKEAMERLVPVIVKGAVKGADASLSPVVSMPLHKGENSFMSGKQFEEFYWPTFKKVLLGMINEGLVPMPFAEGNYEPRLDIIKDMPRSSVIWYFEVMDMAKAKQALGGVACIAGNVPASLLVTSTPVIVKEACRKLIETCAKGGGYILTGAASVSKCNPANLHAMMAAAEEYGKY; translated from the coding sequence ATGGAAGGCATCGCTAACTGGGAAAACCTGACGTGGCAGGAAAAGCGGGAAGCGCGCTTTAAGAAATGGCTGGATGCCCCCGGCGTCAGCTTTAAAAGCCCGGCGGCTAAACAGGCCTACCGCCAGCGCGTGACGCGCTTTATCAAGGTCATCAAGCTGGAAGAGCCGGACCGCGTGCCGGTAATGTTGCCCTCCGGCTATTACCCGGCCGTTTACGCCGGCTATTCGCTGAAAGAGGTCATGTACGATTACCAGAAGCTGGCGGACGCCTGGCGCAAGTTCAACCGCGACTTCCAGCCGGACAGCTACTCCGGCCCCGGCCTGGTCTATCCCGGCCGCGTTCTGGAGAAAATAGGCCACAAGCTGCATAAGTGGCCCGGCCACGGCCTCCCGGACGATGCCTCCATGTACCAGTTCGTCGAAGGGGTTTACATGCAGCCGGAAGAGTTCGACGACTTTCTGGAGAACCCCACCGAGTACTGGGAAAAGGTCTTTCTGCCCCGCACCGCCGGCGCCCTGGAGGCGTTTAAATACATCACCCCCTTCAGCCCCGTCCTCACCAATCCCCTGGGCTGGATCATGTCCTTCTCCCGGCCGGACGTGCAAAAAGCCTTCGAGACGGTGCTGGAGGCCGGGAAGGAGATAGCTAAATGGCGTGACGCCGTGGGCGCCGTCAGCCGCGAGGCGCTGGAGGAAGGGTTTGCCTCTCTGGGTGGGGGCGGCATGGCCGGCGCGCCCTTTGATAACCTTTCCGATGTCCTGCGTGGCACCCAGGGCATCGTCATGGACATGTTCCGCCGGCCGGAGAAAATCAAGGAAGCCATGGAACGCCTGGTGCCCGTTATCGTCAAGGGGGCGGTCAAGGGCGCGGACGCGTCTTTGAGCCCGGTGGTCTCCATGCCCCTGCACAAAGGGGAAAACAGCTTCATGTCCGGCAAACAGTTCGAGGAGTTTTACTGGCCCACTTTCAAGAAAGTATTGCTGGGTATGATTAACGAGGGGCTGGTGCCCATGCCCTTCGCCGAGGGCAATTATGAGCCGCGGCTGGACATTATCAAAGACATGCCGCGGTCGTCCGTCATCTGGTACTTTGAGGTTATGGATATGGCCAAAGCCAAACAGGCCCTCGGCGGCGTGGCCTGTATCGCCGGCAACGTGCCGGCCTCCCTGCTGGTCACTAGCACGCCTGTAATCGTTAAGGAGGCCTGCCGCAAGCTTATTGAGACCTGTGCTAAGGGCGGCGGCTATATTTTGACTGGAGCGGCCAGCGTCAGCAAATGCAATCCGGCCAATCTCCATGCCATGATGGCGGCGGCGGAAGAGTACGGCAAGTATTAG
- a CDS encoding uroporphyrinogen decarboxylase family protein, which produces MAETKKWEDMTWQEKREERFKRWLNPPDVKFVSKEAEQLYKARATRFIKAIKLEEPDRVPVMLPTGNFPAYWAGESFRTLMYDYDKGTEIWKKYLKAFGDMDTFNGPALVPSGKIAAAIPSKLQKLPGLGLPEDATMNQFVEGEYMMADEYDRYMLDPSDYNLRVMLPRTSPFFDAFKRLPPFRALMGTSWVSVMADPEIRHIFQTLMNLTDEQNKWMKANLEISNYIKELGYPSLFGGGIMAGAPFDHFADALRGTQGIARDMFRQPKKLHQAMEYYLNMTIETTIKNFPMTSSPVCIMPLHKGDDSFMSDKQFAEFYWPTYRRLLLAMVDEGLVPMPFAEGRYNNRLKQITDTPPSGVVWYFDQTDMKEAKRILGDVCCIAGNVPTSVVIKGSVPQVKDCCKKLIEDCAPGGGFILAGGASIDTGKIENLQAMMDAAKEYGVYKK; this is translated from the coding sequence GTGGCGGAAACTAAAAAATGGGAAGACATGACCTGGCAGGAAAAACGGGAGGAGCGCTTTAAGCGGTGGCTCAACCCGCCGGATGTAAAATTCGTCAGCAAGGAAGCGGAACAGCTTTACAAGGCGCGCGCGACCCGCTTCATCAAGGCCATCAAGCTGGAAGAGCCGGACCGCGTGCCGGTAATGCTCCCCACCGGCAATTTCCCCGCCTACTGGGCCGGGGAGAGCTTCCGCACCCTGATGTATGACTATGATAAAGGGACGGAAATCTGGAAGAAATACCTTAAGGCCTTCGGGGATATGGATACCTTCAACGGCCCCGCCCTGGTGCCTTCCGGCAAGATAGCGGCCGCCATCCCCTCCAAGCTCCAGAAACTGCCCGGCCTGGGCCTGCCGGAAGACGCCACCATGAACCAGTTCGTCGAAGGCGAGTACATGATGGCCGATGAGTACGACCGCTATATGCTGGACCCGTCCGATTATAACCTGCGGGTGATGCTGCCCCGCACCTCCCCCTTCTTCGATGCTTTCAAACGCCTGCCGCCCTTCCGCGCCCTCATGGGCACGAGCTGGGTGTCCGTTATGGCGGACCCGGAGATACGCCATATTTTCCAGACCCTGATGAACTTGACGGATGAGCAGAATAAATGGATGAAAGCCAACCTGGAAATCAGTAATTATATTAAAGAACTGGGCTATCCTTCCCTGTTCGGCGGCGGCATTATGGCCGGCGCGCCCTTCGACCATTTTGCGGACGCGCTGCGCGGCACGCAGGGCATCGCCCGGGACATGTTCCGCCAGCCCAAGAAACTGCACCAGGCTATGGAATATTACCTGAACATGACCATCGAGACCACCATTAAAAATTTCCCGATGACCTCCAGCCCCGTCTGCATCATGCCCCTGCACAAAGGCGACGATTCCTTTATGTCCGATAAGCAGTTCGCCGAGTTTTACTGGCCGACCTACCGCCGGCTGCTCCTGGCCATGGTGGACGAGGGACTGGTGCCCATGCCCTTCGCCGAGGGACGCTATAACAACCGCCTCAAGCAGATTACGGATACCCCTCCCAGCGGCGTGGTCTGGTACTTCGACCAGACGGATATGAAGGAAGCCAAACGCATTCTGGGGGACGTCTGCTGCATCGCCGGCAACGTGCCCACCTCCGTAGTCATTAAAGGCTCCGTCCCGCAGGTGAAAGACTGCTGTAAAAAGCTTATCGAGGACTGCGCCCCGGGCGGCGGGTTCATCCTGGCCGGCGGCGCCAGCATCGATACCGGCAAGATAGAAAACCTCCAGGCCATGATGGACGCGGCCAAGGAGTATGGAGTGTATAAAAAGTAA
- a CDS encoding IclR family transcriptional regulator codes for MRKDSGRAAKEDNIAERDGQASGSIARAVSVLDCISQDSHSLTDIAAQCKLGKSTVHRVLKLLEQSGLVIQDAMNRRYYLGPLITRLAANPVTTHEFLIMCANREMKHLSALSEETVALDILIGTQHFSLYEIPSRHDLRVIQASRLSGTLQTGASTRVLLSLLNDRQLKAALAGGPSRGAERVTSGKEQLLAQIKEIRREGYAVSYGERISGAMCVSAPLKNYSLPVAVSVVGPESRLRPKETEVITAVKASAAKISDNIARVFGKEKS; via the coding sequence GTGCGTAAAGACAGCGGCCGCGCCGCTAAAGAGGACAATATCGCGGAGAGGGACGGGCAGGCCTCCGGTTCCATCGCCCGCGCCGTGAGCGTGCTGGACTGCATCAGCCAGGACTCCCACTCGCTGACGGACATCGCCGCGCAGTGCAAGCTGGGCAAGTCCACCGTGCACCGGGTGCTCAAGCTGCTGGAGCAGTCCGGACTGGTTATCCAGGATGCGATGAACCGCCGCTACTACCTGGGGCCGCTGATTACCAGGCTGGCCGCCAACCCGGTAACCACCCATGAATTTCTTATCATGTGCGCCAACCGGGAGATGAAGCATCTCTCCGCGCTGTCCGAGGAAACGGTAGCCCTGGATATCCTGATAGGCACGCAGCATTTTTCCCTGTACGAGATACCCAGCCGGCACGACCTCCGGGTAATCCAGGCCAGCCGGCTCTCCGGCACTTTGCAGACGGGCGCTTCCACCCGGGTGCTGCTCTCCCTCCTGAACGACCGGCAGCTCAAGGCGGCGCTGGCCGGCGGTCCCAGCCGCGGCGCGGAACGGGTTACCTCCGGCAAAGAGCAGCTGCTGGCGCAGATAAAGGAAATCCGGCGGGAGGGCTACGCGGTAAGTTACGGGGAGAGGATAAGCGGGGCGATGTGCGTGTCCGCGCCGCTGAAAAACTACAGCCTGCCGGTGGCGGTGAGCGTGGTGGGGCCGGAAAGCCGCTTGCGGCCCAAGGAAACCGAGGTTATCACCGCGGTAAAAGCCAGCGCCGCCAAGATATCGGATAACATCGCGCGGGTATTCGGCAAGGAAAAGAGTTAG
- a CDS encoding SDR family oxidoreductase, with the protein MLLKDRVAIITGGARGMGRAIALRFAKEGCSSVIVDLLDQDGEKTVADIKKAGKDAIYVRCDVTSSAQVKDMVAKAVAKFKKIDIMANCAGIGKPPKLIGDISEEEYDKVVAVNMKGIFLCLQAIAPHMKANKYGKIINIASLAGISPSPMSIHYAAAKAAAKHLSDCFALEVAKFNITCNAILPGMIRTDMTRDFAPPMIKDLDGFMSKMAEGIPLGREGTVDDIASAALFLASEESSYITGDSIRVGGGMPNRAAG; encoded by the coding sequence ATGTTGCTTAAAGACAGGGTTGCCATTATCACCGGCGGTGCCCGCGGCATGGGCCGGGCTATCGCGCTGCGCTTCGCTAAAGAGGGCTGCTCCTCGGTCATCGTCGACCTGCTGGACCAGGACGGCGAAAAGACGGTGGCGGATATCAAGAAGGCCGGGAAAGACGCTATTTACGTCCGCTGTGATGTCACCAGCAGCGCCCAGGTGAAGGACATGGTGGCTAAGGCCGTCGCCAAGTTCAAGAAAATAGACATCATGGCCAACTGCGCCGGCATCGGCAAGCCCCCCAAGCTTATCGGCGATATTTCCGAAGAAGAATATGATAAGGTAGTCGCCGTCAACATGAAGGGCATTTTCCTCTGCCTCCAGGCCATCGCCCCGCACATGAAAGCCAACAAGTACGGCAAGATTATCAATATCGCCTCGCTGGCGGGCATTTCCCCCAGCCCGATGTCCATTCACTACGCCGCCGCCAAAGCCGCCGCCAAGCACCTGTCCGACTGCTTTGCGCTGGAGGTGGCCAAGTTCAACATCACCTGCAACGCCATTCTGCCCGGCATGATACGCACGGACATGACGCGTGATTTCGCCCCGCCCATGATTAAAGACCTGGACGGTTTCATGAGCAAGATGGCGGAAGGCATACCCCTGGGCCGTGAGGGAACGGTTGATGATATCGCCTCGGCGGCGCTTTTCCTGGCCTCGGAAGAGTCGTCCTACATTACCGGGGACAGCATCCGCGTCGGCGGCGGCATGCCCAACCGGGCCGCGGGATAA
- a CDS encoding uroporphyrinogen decarboxylase family protein, protein MEGIANWKELTPDQKRELRFKRWLDAPGVKFKDKEAEKLYKTRVGRFIKAINMEEADRVPCNLPVGYFPAYYAGYDLKTVMYDYEKQRDAWLKFMYDFGDMDSYGGPGLVLPAKALEIMDHKLHKWPGHGIADDVPSYQFVEGEYMKKDEYEHLIQDPSDFWLRVFMPRQAGIFAPLKNFLHLNPMIGLPIGTIPALSTPEMQDMFKKVWAAGEEMNKWMKMVGEVSRTALSLGYPGFSSGGFSGAPFDMLTDMLRGTQGIFMDIFRQPDKIQEAMERITPIVIEEAVKSAEHSISPIIMMPLHKGEKGFMSPKQFETFYWPTFKKVLLGIIEEGLIPMPFAEGNYIPRLDVIQDMPRGSLIWYFEYMDMAQAKKTVGRTNCICGNLPVSIMVTGTAKEVKEGCRKLIEDCAPGGGYILTAAASVDKGKIENLHAMMDAAVEYGKY, encoded by the coding sequence ATGGAAGGTATCGCTAACTGGAAAGAACTGACCCCGGACCAGAAAAGAGAACTGAGGTTCAAACGCTGGCTGGACGCGCCCGGCGTTAAATTCAAGGACAAGGAAGCGGAAAAGCTGTACAAGACCAGGGTCGGCCGCTTCATTAAAGCCATCAACATGGAAGAGGCGGACCGCGTTCCCTGCAACCTGCCGGTGGGCTATTTCCCCGCCTACTATGCCGGGTACGACCTCAAGACCGTGATGTACGACTATGAAAAACAGCGTGACGCCTGGCTGAAGTTCATGTATGACTTCGGGGATATGGACAGCTACGGCGGCCCCGGCCTGGTGCTGCCGGCCAAGGCGCTGGAAATCATGGACCACAAGCTGCACAAGTGGCCGGGCCACGGCATCGCCGACGATGTGCCTTCTTACCAGTTCGTGGAAGGCGAATACATGAAAAAAGACGAATACGAGCACCTGATTCAGGACCCGTCCGATTTCTGGCTGCGGGTTTTCATGCCCCGCCAGGCCGGCATCTTCGCCCCGCTGAAAAACTTTCTCCACCTCAACCCGATGATCGGCCTGCCCATCGGCACCATACCGGCCCTCTCCACCCCGGAAATGCAGGACATGTTCAAGAAAGTCTGGGCCGCTGGCGAGGAGATGAACAAGTGGATGAAAATGGTCGGCGAGGTCAGCCGCACCGCGCTATCGCTGGGCTATCCCGGTTTCAGCAGCGGTGGTTTCTCCGGCGCCCCGTTCGATATGCTCACGGACATGCTCCGCGGCACCCAGGGCATTTTCATGGATATTTTCCGTCAGCCGGATAAAATCCAAGAAGCTATGGAGCGGATAACGCCCATCGTCATCGAGGAGGCGGTAAAGTCCGCCGAGCACTCTATCTCCCCCATCATCATGATGCCCCTGCACAAAGGGGAAAAAGGCTTCATGTCCCCCAAGCAGTTCGAGACTTTCTACTGGCCTACCTTCAAGAAAGTCCTGCTGGGCATTATCGAGGAAGGCCTTATCCCCATGCCCTTCGCCGAGGGCAACTATATCCCCCGCCTGGATGTTATCCAGGACATGCCCAGGGGCTCTCTCATCTGGTACTTCGAGTATATGGACATGGCCCAGGCCAAAAAGACGGTCGGCCGGACCAACTGCATTTGCGGCAATCTGCCTGTTTCCATTATGGTTACCGGCACGGCCAAAGAAGTCAAGGAAGGCTGCCGCAAGCTTATCGAGGACTGCGCCCCCGGCGGCGGCTATATCCTCACCGCGGCCGCCAGCGTGGACAAAGGCAAGATTGAAAACCTCCACGCCATGATGGACGCGGCGGTGGAGTACGGAAAGTACTAG
- a CDS encoding uroporphyrinogen decarboxylase family protein, whose product MEKEWSEMTWQEKREQRFSRWLSAADVKFKNPEAAKKYKVRATRMIKAIKMEIPDRVPVHIAANSFVAYNAGYTLKDVLYDYSKIYPAWEKFITEFDQDSNDTPGFFPARVYELLGNQITKWPGGGLPDNASLQNFVEKDYMQADEYDLFMKDQFDFGTRFFTPRTWSAFAPLAKLPPLTSYQGLPNQLMALCLDPEFRQMFKKIQAAAAEQAKFNEVMGKCARLSIESGYPPLAGGVMLAPFDTVADMLRGTHGSVMDMYRQPEKLLESLEVIAEHSIKSTVNMAAMSRSPIVFVPMHKGDDSFMSVKQFEKFYWPTFRKLLLGVVDAGLVPMMVIDGSYNEQRLKIISELPRTCCVWTMEKTDMFKAKDILGNAACISGNVTAAQLYTQQPPAIKEYCRKLIEYCGQGGGYILSLGSGIDKCNPANLHAIVEAAEEYGYY is encoded by the coding sequence ATGGAAAAAGAATGGTCGGAGATGACCTGGCAGGAAAAACGCGAGCAGCGCTTCAGCCGATGGCTTTCCGCCGCCGATGTCAAGTTTAAAAACCCGGAAGCGGCTAAAAAATATAAAGTCCGCGCCACCCGGATGATTAAAGCTATCAAAATGGAAATCCCGGACCGCGTTCCGGTGCATATCGCCGCCAACTCTTTCGTCGCCTACAACGCCGGCTATACTCTTAAAGACGTCCTGTATGATTACTCCAAGATTTACCCCGCCTGGGAGAAGTTCATCACGGAGTTTGACCAGGACTCCAATGATACCCCCGGCTTTTTCCCCGCCCGGGTCTACGAGCTGCTCGGCAACCAGATAACCAAGTGGCCGGGCGGCGGCCTGCCGGACAACGCCTCCCTCCAGAACTTCGTGGAAAAGGACTACATGCAGGCGGACGAATACGACCTTTTTATGAAAGACCAGTTCGACTTCGGGACGCGGTTCTTTACCCCCCGCACCTGGAGCGCTTTCGCGCCCCTGGCCAAATTGCCTCCCCTCACCTCCTACCAGGGCCTGCCCAACCAGCTCATGGCCCTGTGCCTGGACCCGGAGTTCCGGCAGATGTTCAAGAAAATCCAGGCGGCCGCGGCGGAGCAGGCCAAATTCAACGAGGTAATGGGGAAATGCGCCCGGCTCTCCATCGAGTCCGGCTACCCGCCGCTGGCGGGCGGCGTCATGCTGGCCCCGTTCGATACCGTGGCGGATATGCTGCGCGGCACCCACGGCTCGGTCATGGACATGTACCGCCAGCCGGAAAAGCTGCTGGAATCGCTGGAAGTTATCGCGGAGCACAGCATCAAGTCCACGGTAAACATGGCCGCCATGTCCCGCAGTCCCATCGTCTTCGTCCCCATGCACAAGGGCGATGACAGCTTTATGTCCGTCAAGCAGTTCGAGAAGTTCTACTGGCCCACCTTCCGCAAGCTTCTCCTGGGCGTGGTCGATGCTGGCCTGGTGCCGATGATGGTCATCGACGGCAGCTATAACGAGCAGCGCCTCAAGATTATCAGCGAGCTGCCGCGCACCTGCTGCGTCTGGACGATGGAAAAAACGGATATGTTCAAGGCCAAGGATATCCTGGGCAATGCCGCCTGCATCTCCGGCAACGTTACCGCGGCGCAGCTTTATACCCAGCAGCCCCCCGCCATTAAAGAGTACTGCCGCAAGCTGATTGAGTACTGCGGCCAGGGCGGCGGCTATATCCTGTCGCTCGGCTCCGGTATTGATAAATGCAACCCGGCCAATCTGCACGCCATCGTAGAAGCCGCCGAAGAATACGGATATTATTAG
- a CDS encoding uroporphyrinogen decarboxylase family protein: MEKTWAELSPEEKRQERFKRWLSPPGVTFATPQAEKLYKERVTRFIKAFSLQKPDRVPCILPTGFYAAAYAGTNLGTVMYDYDEMKRAWLKTLHDFDGDTYVPPALVPPGRSLDAVDYKLYKWPGHGLAKTTLSYQAVEGEWMKPGEYDALIRDPSDFWLRTYMPRVFGALKAFTQLPPLTGFEEIATQSFLPFGNPEVQAGFNALMQAGNESLKWIAVVGEVAGQSLSLGFPGVMSGLAKAPFDTLGDTLRGTQGIMMDMFQRPQKVHEAMERIVPIAVEGALASVANAAAPVIIMPLHKGADTFMSVKQYETFYWPTFRKVVMALVNEGVFPMLFAEGSYNKRLDIIGDFPKGSVAWYFDQTDIFEAKKKIGDRCCIVGNVPTSMIMTGTPQQVKEHCRKLIEGCAPGGGYVLAGGANVDEGNPENLRAMMAAVREYGVYK; this comes from the coding sequence ATGGAAAAGACATGGGCGGAGTTATCTCCGGAAGAAAAGCGCCAGGAACGCTTTAAGCGGTGGCTTTCTCCGCCGGGTGTCACCTTTGCCACCCCGCAAGCTGAAAAGCTCTATAAAGAGCGGGTCACCAGGTTCATCAAGGCGTTTTCCCTGCAAAAGCCGGACCGGGTTCCCTGTATCCTCCCCACCGGCTTTTACGCGGCCGCTTACGCCGGCACCAATCTCGGCACGGTCATGTATGACTATGACGAGATGAAACGCGCCTGGCTCAAGACGCTGCACGACTTCGACGGGGATACCTACGTTCCCCCCGCCCTCGTGCCGCCCGGCCGCTCGCTGGATGCCGTGGACTACAAACTGTACAAGTGGCCCGGCCACGGCCTGGCCAAGACCACGCTTTCCTACCAGGCGGTGGAAGGCGAATGGATGAAGCCCGGTGAGTACGATGCCCTGATTAGAGACCCCTCTGATTTCTGGCTGCGCACCTATATGCCGCGGGTCTTCGGCGCGCTTAAGGCCTTTACCCAGCTCCCGCCACTGACCGGCTTTGAGGAAATAGCCACCCAGTCTTTCCTGCCCTTCGGCAACCCGGAGGTGCAGGCCGGCTTCAACGCATTAATGCAGGCCGGCAATGAAAGCCTCAAGTGGATAGCCGTGGTGGGTGAGGTGGCGGGGCAGTCCCTGTCCCTGGGGTTCCCCGGCGTGATGAGCGGCCTGGCCAAAGCCCCCTTTGATACGCTGGGAGATACCCTGCGCGGCACGCAGGGCATTATGATGGACATGTTCCAGCGGCCGCAGAAAGTCCATGAAGCCATGGAAAGGATAGTGCCCATCGCCGTGGAAGGAGCGCTCGCCTCGGTGGCCAATGCCGCGGCGCCCGTTATCATCATGCCGCTCCACAAGGGCGCGGATACTTTCATGTCCGTCAAGCAGTACGAGACCTTCTACTGGCCTACCTTCAGAAAGGTGGTCATGGCGCTGGTCAATGAAGGCGTTTTCCCCATGCTCTTCGCCGAGGGAAGCTACAATAAGCGACTCGATATCATCGGCGATTTTCCCAAGGGCTCGGTAGCCTGGTACTTCGACCAGACGGATATCTTTGAAGCGAAGAAGAAAATCGGCGATAGATGCTGTATTGTCGGCAACGTGCCCACCTCCATGATAATGACGGGCACCCCGCAGCAGGTTAAGGAACACTGCCGGAAACTCATTGAAGGCTGCGCCCCGGGCGGCGGCTACGTGCTCGCCGGCGGCGCCAACGTCGATGAGGGCAACCCGGAAAACCTGCGGGCCATGATGGCCGCGGTCAGAGAATACGGCGTTTATAAATAA
- a CDS encoding cobalamin-dependent protein (Presence of a B(12) (cobalamin)-binding domain implies dependence on cobalamin itself, in one of its several forms, or in some unusual lineages, dependence on a cobalamin-like analog.) — MSEDFVNLLADLKEDEVLKLVKQRLDAKEDPLKILEDARKGMEIVGKRFAGGEYFLPELVFSGELLAQVTNIVKPHLTGSGVQVKKIGKVVIGTVAGDIHDIGLNIVDFMLDVNGFEVTNLGVDVPVEKFVKAMKDTKAPVLGLSGFLTPAFDAMKETVEALEKAGLRKDIKIMIGGGQMDDEVRKYAKADAFGKDAMAAVTLSQKWIGTK, encoded by the coding sequence ATGTCCGAAGATTTTGTGAATTTGTTGGCGGATCTTAAGGAGGATGAGGTCCTGAAGCTCGTCAAGCAGCGGCTTGATGCTAAAGAAGACCCTCTGAAAATCCTGGAAGATGCCCGGAAGGGTATGGAAATAGTCGGCAAGCGCTTTGCCGGCGGCGAATATTTCCTCCCCGAGCTCGTCTTTTCCGGCGAGCTGCTCGCCCAGGTTACCAATATCGTTAAACCCCACCTCACCGGGTCCGGAGTCCAGGTCAAGAAAATCGGCAAGGTCGTCATCGGCACCGTCGCCGGCGATATTCACGATATCGGCCTGAACATCGTCGACTTCATGCTGGATGTCAACGGCTTCGAGGTCACCAACCTCGGCGTTGACGTGCCGGTGGAAAAGTTCGTCAAAGCCATGAAAGACACCAAAGCGCCGGTCCTCGGCCTGAGCGGCTTCCTTACCCCCGCCTTTGACGCCATGAAAGAAACGGTAGAGGCGCTGGAAAAAGCCGGCCTGCGCAAGGACATCAAAATCATGATCGGCGGCGGCCAGATGGACGATGAGGTCCGCAAGTACGCCAAAGCCGATGCCTTCGGTAAAGACGCCATGGCGGCAGTCACCCTGTCCCAGAAGTGGATCGGTACGAAATAA